One region of Verrucomicrobiia bacterium genomic DNA includes:
- a CDS encoding DUF47 family protein, protein MISIQKLLGKDDVFYNLLEASAQEGLQSAQVLARLLRQPQSPADLKEFTDFRRNDKKITREIEERLVKTFVTALEREDIESLSSALYKIPKTIEKFVERFQQIRPLVQDFDFSPLARLVERAATLVGEMVHALRRHAPLEELKDLNGRLQEVEGEADKYLLDVFKELYSGKYPPLQVLALKELHELLEKTVDRCRDAGNTVTYIVLKHS, encoded by the coding sequence ATGATCTCGATTCAAAAGCTTTTGGGCAAAGACGATGTTTTTTACAATTTGCTCGAAGCCAGCGCCCAGGAAGGCCTGCAAAGCGCCCAGGTGCTGGCCCGCCTCCTGCGCCAGCCGCAATCCCCGGCGGACCTCAAGGAATTCACCGATTTTCGGCGGAATGACAAAAAAATCACCCGCGAAATTGAGGAGCGGCTGGTTAAGACATTTGTGACAGCTTTGGAACGGGAAGATATCGAATCGTTGTCCAGCGCCCTCTACAAAATCCCCAAAACCATCGAAAAATTTGTGGAGCGTTTCCAGCAAATCCGGCCGCTGGTGCAGGACTTTGACTTTTCTCCCCTGGCGCGGCTGGTGGAGCGGGCGGCCACCCTGGTGGGCGAAATGGTCCACGCCCTGCGCCGCCATGCGCCCCTGGAAGAATTGAAAGACCTCAACGGCCGCCTGCAGGAGGTGGAGGGCGAGGCCGACAAATACCTGCTGGACGTGTTCAAGGAATTGTACAGCGGCAAATACCCGCCGCTGCAGGTGCTGGCGCTCAAGGAATTGCATGAGCTGCTGGAGAAAACCGTGGACCGCTGCCGCGACGCCGGCAACACCGTGACCTACATCGTGCTCAAACACTCCTGA
- a CDS encoding methyltransferase domain-containing protein, with amino-acid sequence MPIRAHRPRPLGACRMWALLLGTAGWLAGAPAPVVETNVAPGINQEYTRTNINVERWVQNFERESREIYAQRDKIMETLQLRRGMRVADVGAGSGLFTVLMAQAVGPRGKVYAVDIVPAFLKHIEARAREAGLKQIQTVQATERSSRLPAQSVDLVFICDTYHHFEYPQSTLASLHRALRARGQLVIIDFHRIPGKSSAWTLQHVRAGQEVFAREIEAAGFERLPDPPQDFLKENYLMRFVKRGR; translated from the coding sequence ATGCCAATCCGTGCTCATCGGCCGCGCCCCTTGGGGGCGTGCCGGATGTGGGCCCTGCTGTTGGGGACAGCGGGGTGGCTGGCGGGTGCCCCCGCGCCGGTGGTGGAGACCAATGTGGCGCCGGGCATCAACCAGGAATACACCCGCACGAACATCAACGTGGAGCGCTGGGTGCAGAACTTTGAACGCGAAAGCCGCGAAATCTACGCCCAGCGCGACAAGATCATGGAGACCCTGCAGCTCCGGCGCGGGATGCGCGTGGCCGATGTGGGGGCGGGCAGCGGCTTGTTCACGGTGTTGATGGCGCAGGCGGTGGGGCCGCGCGGCAAAGTGTATGCGGTGGACATTGTGCCCGCCTTCCTGAAGCACATCGAGGCTCGCGCCCGCGAGGCGGGGCTGAAGCAGATTCAAACCGTGCAGGCCACGGAGCGCTCGTCCCGCCTGCCCGCCCAAAGTGTGGACCTGGTGTTTATTTGTGACACCTACCATCATTTTGAGTATCCCCAGTCCACGCTGGCCTCCCTTCATCGGGCCTTGCGCGCCCGGGGACAACTGGTGATCATTGATTTCCACCGCATTCCGGGCAAATCCTCCGCCTGGACGCTCCAGCATGTGCGGGCCGGGCAGGAAGTATTTGCGCGGGAAATTGAGGCGGCGGGCTTTGAGCGGCTGCCGGATCCGCCGCAGGATTTCCTCAAGGAAAACTACCTCATGCGCTTCGTGAAACGGGGACGCTGA
- a CDS encoding amino acid permease, producing MAEGRERMSNKRQLGLVSATALVVANMIGMGVFTTSGYTLGDLKSPWLVLAAWAVGGVIAAMGALCYAALARRIPESGGEYLFLSRTLHPAAGYVAGWISLLVGFSAPLAAVAYGFGEYAKTWYPGWDAQTVGAVLIILFAALHAADVKHGAWVQNATVILKIILILGFIGWGFAHLPEPRPYAPPKFPLGLFAVCLVWISFSYSGWNAVIYIGGEVKDGERILPRAMLLGTGIVTVLYLLLNAVFVFAAPMEQLQYQVAIGWVAARALGGDLWANFITALVSLALISSASSLLMVGPRVYAKMAEDGWLPRWLAAESGPPRRAIGLQAVLALFLLWHTEFQNLMNYIGFTLLLSTTATVLGLIRLRLREGAAVRVVGWPWLPFLYLGVVYAMALFNVQLRPTQSLYGLGTIFLGVVAWWLTARYRRRPPATRAVT from the coding sequence ATGGCCGAGGGACGAGAGCGCATGAGCAACAAACGGCAACTGGGGTTGGTGTCGGCCACCGCGCTGGTGGTGGCCAACATGATTGGCATGGGCGTGTTCACCACCAGCGGTTATACGCTGGGGGATTTGAAATCGCCGTGGCTGGTGCTGGCCGCCTGGGCGGTGGGCGGCGTGATTGCGGCCATGGGGGCGCTTTGCTATGCCGCTCTGGCGCGGCGCATTCCGGAGTCGGGCGGCGAGTACCTGTTCCTTTCGCGGACGTTGCATCCGGCGGCGGGCTACGTGGCGGGCTGGATATCCCTGCTGGTGGGTTTCTCGGCCCCGCTGGCGGCGGTGGCCTATGGATTTGGCGAGTATGCCAAAACGTGGTATCCCGGCTGGGACGCGCAGACGGTGGGGGCCGTGTTGATCATTCTGTTTGCGGCCCTGCATGCGGCCGATGTGAAACATGGGGCGTGGGTGCAAAACGCCACGGTCATCCTAAAAATCATCCTGATCCTGGGCTTCATCGGGTGGGGGTTTGCCCATCTGCCGGAGCCCCGGCCGTATGCGCCGCCCAAGTTTCCGCTGGGGCTTTTTGCGGTATGTCTGGTCTGGATTTCCTTTTCCTATTCGGGCTGGAATGCGGTCATTTACATTGGGGGTGAAGTCAAGGACGGGGAACGGATCCTGCCGCGCGCCATGTTGTTGGGCACGGGGATTGTGACGGTGTTGTATTTATTGCTCAACGCGGTGTTTGTGTTTGCCGCGCCCATGGAGCAGTTGCAATACCAGGTGGCCATTGGCTGGGTGGCGGCCCGGGCGCTGGGGGGGGATTTATGGGCCAATTTCATCACGGCGCTGGTCTCTCTGGCACTGATCAGCTCGGCTTCCTCCCTGCTCATGGTGGGGCCGCGCGTCTATGCCAAAATGGCCGAGGACGGCTGGCTGCCGCGCTGGCTGGCGGCCGAGAGCGGGCCGCCGCGGCGGGCCATAGGTTTGCAGGCGGTGCTGGCGTTGTTCCTGTTGTGGCACACCGAGTTTCAAAACCTGATGAATTACATCGGATTTACCCTGCTCTTGAGCACCACCGCGACGGTGCTGGGGCTGATCCGGCTGCGTCTCCGGGAAGGGGCCGCCGTGCGGGTGGTGGGCTGGCCGTGGCTGCCGTTTTTGTATCTGGGGGTGGTGTATGCCATGGCGTTGTTCAACGTGCAGCTTCGCCCCACCCAAAGCCTGTACGGGCTGGGCACCATCTTCCTGGGCGTGGTGGCCTGGTGGCTCACGGCGCGTTATCGCCGCCGCCCGCCCGCCACCCGCGCCGTTACCTGA